Proteins from a genomic interval of Caulobacter sp. SL161:
- a CDS encoding hybrid sensor histidine kinase/response regulator, giving the protein MRRVLILFVLVMTFGASSAWAKSDAPLAQRLEQLNQKIGAHEVRKPPRDNDDIERAGRRALREAGQERLYGLWRVLYALKSNQIQGRFDAWAARTREVARRDKDATLEALVDLEVLAYRHESGGFQAFQDKDWDRFLKSSGPDIRLMAGIERVRHLGQIGRWAEAARLAAELTGDLERRGHIARPLLAELHQVHSYTLSDLGDKEGALDHMAQAAALDERDTFYVRKIERIYDIAFSAADLGELAAAERFAALHHKLTMADGDPGLVTWDRFLCARIAGLREAPERVIQCLAPAAGLLANPDRRLQVRMLGQRALALAQLGQSQAARRDLERLKTIPETLASRDRPLEALVEAYIDQYEGRSADAFRKLDAWRKADGLASRNAYAKGVAEMSAALESELRVKRDESRRLTEQVRLSRSLARASVVIALLLGVLVAGAAAWAVHQRGASRRLRLAQERAEAASTAKSAFLAVMSHELRTPLNGMLGLAQALRSDQLTPLQREQVDLILDSGDTLLVLLNDILDLSKIEAGKLEIAPTAGDLVQTCARLVGGYQPTAREKGVTLTFQLDGEAPGWLMFDGVRVRQCLSNLVSNALKFTSQGKVEVALACYPEAGDRVRVRLRVADTGIGMNEATVAKLFRPFTQADASTTRNFGGTGLGLNITRRLVEMMRGDIKVESEEGVGSVFTIEMVMDQALAIEAAPSEAGATSESIGAAALQGRRVLVVDDHPVNRRVIRLFLEPFECELVEAENGRHALDVLQHEAVDLVLMDVNMPVMDGLEATRRLRQDPRFARLPVVALTADVMSAQIKTCLDAGCDAHVAKPIDLRNLLSVMDRCLAQSLARDAAARLGAL; this is encoded by the coding sequence TTGCGGCGCGTACTGATTCTCTTCGTGTTGGTCATGACCTTCGGCGCCAGCAGCGCCTGGGCCAAGAGCGACGCGCCCCTCGCCCAGCGGCTTGAGCAGCTGAACCAGAAGATCGGCGCGCACGAGGTCCGCAAACCGCCCCGCGACAATGACGATATCGAACGGGCCGGCCGCCGCGCCCTGCGCGAGGCGGGGCAGGAGCGTCTCTACGGTCTATGGCGCGTGCTCTACGCACTCAAGAGCAACCAGATTCAGGGACGGTTCGACGCCTGGGCGGCCCGCACGCGCGAGGTGGCGCGACGCGACAAGGATGCGACGCTCGAAGCCCTGGTCGACCTCGAGGTGCTGGCCTACCGGCACGAGAGCGGCGGCTTTCAGGCCTTTCAGGACAAGGACTGGGACCGCTTTCTGAAGTCGTCAGGCCCGGACATCCGGCTGATGGCGGGCATTGAGCGGGTCCGTCACCTGGGACAGATCGGCCGCTGGGCGGAGGCGGCGCGGCTGGCGGCGGAACTGACCGGCGACCTTGAACGCCGCGGCCACATCGCCCGGCCGCTGCTGGCCGAGCTGCATCAGGTGCACAGCTATACGCTGTCGGATCTCGGCGACAAGGAAGGCGCGCTCGATCACATGGCCCAGGCGGCCGCGCTGGACGAGCGGGACACCTTCTATGTTCGCAAGATCGAGCGGATCTACGACATCGCCTTCAGCGCGGCGGACCTGGGCGAACTGGCCGCCGCCGAACGCTTTGCGGCCCTGCATCACAAGTTGACCATGGCGGATGGCGATCCGGGCCTGGTCACCTGGGACCGGTTCCTCTGCGCGCGGATCGCGGGCCTGCGCGAGGCGCCCGAGCGGGTGATCCAGTGCCTGGCGCCCGCTGCTGGCCTTTTGGCCAACCCCGATCGTCGCCTGCAGGTTCGCATGCTGGGACAGCGGGCGCTGGCGCTGGCGCAGCTGGGGCAGTCCCAGGCGGCGCGGCGCGATCTGGAACGACTGAAGACCATCCCCGAGACCCTGGCCTCGCGCGATCGGCCGCTGGAGGCCTTGGTCGAGGCCTATATCGATCAGTATGAGGGACGCAGCGCCGACGCGTTCCGGAAACTGGACGCCTGGCGCAAGGCCGACGGTCTGGCCTCGCGCAACGCCTACGCCAAGGGCGTCGCCGAGATGTCGGCGGCGCTGGAAAGCGAGCTGCGGGTCAAGCGCGACGAGAGCCGTCGCCTCACCGAACAGGTCCGCCTGTCCCGGAGCCTGGCGCGGGCCTCGGTCGTGATCGCGCTGCTGCTGGGCGTGTTGGTGGCGGGCGCCGCAGCGTGGGCCGTGCACCAGCGCGGGGCCTCGCGACGGCTCCGGCTCGCCCAGGAGCGGGCGGAAGCGGCCAGCACCGCGAAGTCGGCGTTCCTGGCCGTGATGAGCCACGAGCTTCGCACGCCCCTGAACGGCATGCTGGGCCTGGCCCAGGCGTTGCGCTCGGATCAGCTGACTCCCCTCCAGCGCGAGCAGGTCGACCTGATCCTCGACAGCGGCGACACCCTGCTGGTGCTGCTGAACGACATACTGGACCTTTCTAAGATCGAGGCGGGAAAGCTTGAGATCGCGCCGACCGCGGGTGATCTCGTTCAGACCTGCGCGCGCCTGGTGGGCGGCTATCAACCGACCGCGCGCGAGAAGGGCGTGACCCTGACCTTCCAGTTGGATGGCGAGGCGCCCGGATGGCTGATGTTTGATGGCGTGCGGGTGCGCCAGTGCCTGAGCAACCTTGTCTCCAACGCCCTGAAGTTCACCAGCCAGGGCAAGGTCGAGGTGGCGCTGGCCTGCTACCCCGAGGCGGGCGACCGTGTCCGGGTGCGCCTGCGCGTGGCCGACACCGGCATCGGCATGAACGAGGCCACGGTCGCCAAGCTGTTCCGGCCCTTCACCCAGGCTGACGCCTCGACGACGCGAAACTTCGGCGGTACCGGCCTGGGGCTCAACATCACCCGCCGGCTGGTCGAGATGATGCGCGGCGACATCAAGGTCGAAAGCGAGGAGGGCGTGGGTTCGGTCTTCACCATCGAGATGGTGATGGACCAGGCCCTCGCCATAGAGGCCGCGCCGAGCGAGGCGGGCGCGACCAGCGAGTCGATCGGCGCCGCCGCCCTGCAGGGCCGCCGTGTGCTGGTCGTCGACGACCACCCCGTCAACCGCCGCGTCATCCGCCTGTTCCTCGAGCCGTTCGAGTGCGAACTGGTCGAGGCCGAGAACGGTCGACACGCGCTGGACGTCTTGCAGCACGAAGCGGTCGATCTGGTGCTGATGGACGTCAACATGCCGGTCATGGACGGGCTGGAGGCCACCCGCCGCCTGCGCCAGGACCCACGCTTCGCCCGCCTGCCGGTGGTCGCCCTGACCGCCGACGTCATGTCGGCCCAGATCAAAACCTGCCTCGACGCCGGCTGCGACGCCCACGTCGCCAAGCCCATCGATCTGCGCAATCTCTTATCGGTCATGGACCGCTGCCTGGCCCAGAGCCTGGCCCGCGACGCGGCGGCGAGGCTGGGGGCGTTGTAG
- a CDS encoding SDR family oxidoreductase, whose protein sequence is MSLFDLAGKVAIITGSSRGIGKAIAERMAEHGAKVVISSRKAGPCEEVAAELNARHGAGAAIAVPANIASKDELQNLVDETRKAFGKIDICVCNAASNPYYGPLAGIADDQFRKILDNNIISNHWLISMVAPEMQARKDGSIIIISSIGGLRGNAIIGAYNISKAADFQLARNLAHEFGPDNVRVNCIAPGLIKTDFAKALWDNPETLKRSTTGVPLRRIGEPDEIAGAAVYLASKAGSFMTGQALVVDGGATI, encoded by the coding sequence ATGAGTCTCTTTGACCTCGCCGGCAAGGTGGCGATCATCACCGGGTCTTCGCGCGGGATCGGCAAGGCGATCGCCGAGCGGATGGCCGAGCACGGCGCCAAGGTGGTGATCTCCTCGCGCAAGGCCGGCCCGTGCGAGGAGGTCGCCGCCGAGCTCAACGCCAGGCACGGCGCGGGCGCCGCCATCGCCGTGCCGGCCAATATCGCCTCCAAAGACGAGCTTCAGAATCTGGTCGACGAGACCCGCAAGGCGTTCGGCAAGATCGACATCTGCGTCTGCAACGCCGCCAGCAATCCCTATTACGGACCCCTGGCCGGGATCGCCGACGACCAGTTCCGCAAGATCCTGGACAACAACATCATCAGCAATCACTGGCTGATCTCGATGGTCGCGCCCGAGATGCAGGCTCGCAAGGACGGCTCGATCATCATCATCAGCTCGATCGGCGGCCTGCGCGGCAACGCCATCATCGGCGCCTACAACATCTCCAAGGCCGCCGACTTCCAGCTGGCGCGCAACCTGGCCCACGAGTTCGGCCCCGACAATGTGCGGGTCAACTGTATCGCGCCGGGCCTGATCAAGACCGACTTCGCCAAGGCGCTGTGGGACAATCCCGAGACCCTCAAGCGCTCGACCACAGGCGTGCCGCTGCGCCGCATCGGCGAGCCGGACGAGATCGCCGGCGCGGCCGTCTATCTGGCCTCCAAGGCCGGCAGCTTCATGACCGGACAGGCCCTGGTCGTGGACGGCGGCGCGACGATCTAG
- a CDS encoding SRPBCC family protein has protein sequence MPLDTAAAEDRDLVLERIIDVPAEKLYTCWTTAELMPQWFCPKPWTVSNVRLDVRTGGNSYMEMNGPNGEVVPQPGVYLEVVPNQKLVFTDAFTETWKPSDKPFMVGIVTFEDLGDGKTRYRAVARHWTVEDKTAHEQMGFHEGWGVATDQLTALAKTLVTP, from the coding sequence ATGCCCCTCGACACCGCCGCCGCCGAAGATCGCGACCTCGTTCTGGAGCGCATCATCGATGTCCCCGCCGAGAAGCTCTACACCTGCTGGACCACGGCTGAACTTATGCCGCAGTGGTTCTGCCCCAAGCCTTGGACCGTGTCGAACGTGCGCCTGGACGTGCGGACCGGCGGTAACAGCTACATGGAGATGAACGGCCCGAACGGCGAAGTCGTGCCCCAGCCGGGCGTCTATCTGGAAGTGGTCCCGAACCAGAAGCTCGTCTTCACCGACGCCTTCACAGAGACCTGGAAGCCCTCGGACAAGCCGTTCATGGTGGGGATCGTCACCTTCGAGGATCTGGGCGACGGCAAGACCCGCTACCGCGCCGTGGCGCGCCACTGGACCGTCGAGGACAAGACGGCCCACGAGCAGATGGGCTTCCACGAGGGCTGGGGCGTCGCCACCGACCAGCTGACGGCGCTGGCCAAGACGCTTGTGACTCCCTAA
- a CDS encoding MFS transporter gives MSSPPAPARLVDKALVPRFALLCLGIWLNAADTLVTATIMPSVAKEIGGYQYFGWSVAAYLTGSIVAGACSGKLSIAVGLRAATAISGLVYAIGCAMSALAPEFVTFIVGRLVQGLGAGAVVALCYVAISALFPQSLWPRVYGAIAGVWGAATLLGPALGGLFAAVGFWRGVFWMFVIQAVIFIGAVMVMLPGGKREEGGGRIPSLQLALLVIGVSLIGGAGVVASPRLAVILAVGGVIGMAAMLAANTRTQDRLLPKSAADLRTATGLGLLTIFACEAAVIGFTVYGPAFIQARHDASPLLAGYVTGAIAAGWTACALIFGHVPAHKDGRFVRLGAGVIALGAALSAWAVPRGNLMETSLAFAVLGAGFGLCHAFIARRTIAGAPSEEQAMASGAVPTSQLIGGAVGSAGAGAMANVLGFGHHGIDAALATSQGVLLFGAFLPLALVGFTAAWRLGRG, from the coding sequence ATGAGCTCCCCCCCCGCCCCCGCGCGTTTGGTCGACAAGGCCCTGGTTCCGCGCTTCGCCCTGCTGTGCCTGGGCATCTGGCTGAACGCCGCCGACACCCTGGTGACGGCGACGATCATGCCCAGCGTGGCCAAGGAGATCGGCGGCTACCAGTATTTCGGTTGGTCGGTGGCGGCCTATCTGACCGGCTCGATCGTGGCCGGGGCGTGCTCGGGCAAGCTGTCGATCGCGGTGGGCCTGCGCGCGGCGACGGCGATCAGCGGTCTCGTCTATGCGATCGGCTGCGCCATGAGCGCGCTGGCGCCGGAGTTCGTCACCTTCATCGTCGGACGCCTGGTCCAAGGCCTGGGCGCCGGGGCCGTGGTGGCGCTTTGCTATGTGGCCATCAGCGCGCTCTTTCCTCAGAGCCTTTGGCCGCGCGTCTATGGGGCGATCGCCGGGGTCTGGGGCGCGGCGACCTTGCTGGGCCCCGCGCTCGGCGGCCTGTTCGCCGCCGTGGGCTTCTGGCGCGGCGTGTTCTGGATGTTCGTGATCCAGGCGGTGATCTTCATCGGCGCGGTGATGGTCATGCTGCCCGGCGGCAAGCGCGAGGAAGGCGGCGGCCGCATTCCCAGCCTGCAACTGGCCCTGCTGGTGATCGGCGTCAGCCTGATCGGCGGCGCCGGGGTCGTCGCCTCACCGCGCCTGGCCGTGATCCTGGCTGTCGGCGGCGTGATCGGCATGGCCGCCATGCTGGCCGCCAACACCCGCACCCAAGACCGCCTTCTGCCCAAGTCCGCCGCCGACCTGCGCACCGCCACGGGTCTTGGGCTCCTGACCATCTTCGCCTGCGAAGCGGCGGTGATCGGCTTCACCGTCTATGGCCCCGCCTTCATCCAGGCCCGCCACGACGCCTCGCCCCTGCTGGCGGGCTATGTCACCGGAGCGATCGCCGCCGGCTGGACTGCTTGCGCCCTGATCTTCGGTCACGTGCCCGCCCACAAGGACGGCCGCTTCGTGCGCCTGGGCGCCGGCGTCATCGCCTTGGGCGCGGCGCTCAGCGCCTGGGCCGTACCGCGCGGGAACCTCATGGAGACCTCGCTGGCCTTCGCGGTGCTGGGCGCGGGCTTTGGTCTCTGCCACGCCTTCATCGCCCGCCGCACCATCGCCGGCGCGCCGAGCGAAGAACAGGCCATGGCCTCGGGCGCGGTGCCGACCTCGCAACTGATCGGCGGCGCGGTCGGCTCGGCGGGCGCAGGCGCGATGGCCAATGTGCTGGGCTTTGGCCACCACGGCATCGACGCGGCGCTGGCGACCAGCCAGGGCGTGCTGCTGTTCGGCGCCTTCCTGCCCCTGGCCCTCGTCGGCTTCACGGCGGCCTGGCGGCTGGGGCGGGGTTAG
- a CDS encoding protein meaA — protein MSAKPYQHAPDPPWIFRTYAGHSTAEKSNALYRANLAKGQTGLSVAFDLPTQTGYDPDHILARGEVGKVGVPISHLGDMRQLFSEIPLEKMNTSMTINAPAAWLLAMYVALADEQGADRKLLQGTTQNDLIKEYLSRGTYIFPPGPSLRLIGDMIAWCYREVPKWNPMNVCSYHLQEAGATPEQELAFALATAISVLDTVKAGGQVPDEDFEIVASRISFFVNAGVRFVTELCKMRSFTKLWDQILLERYGVQDPKARRFRYGVQVNSLGLTEQQPENNVYRILIEALAVTLSKDARCRALQLPAWNEALGLPRPFDQQWSLRLQQVLAYETDLLEYEDLFDGSHVVEAKVAELSKGALSQLALIDEMGGAASAIDYMKSELVASNAKRVRAVETGEMTVVGVNRWTETEASPLSAGEGSIETVDPRLEAEVVARIKAWREARDAAAVETALAELKAAAREGRNVMEPSIAAAKAGVTTGEWSGALREVFGEYRGPTGVAVVVSTNEAEDVEAVKHEVERVSEMLGRTLTYLVGKPGLDGHSNGAEQIATRARACGMEVVYDGIRSTPEEIVRRAKESRAHVVGLSILSGSHLDLVQEVIRVMRAEGLGDIPVVAGGIIPPEDALILKQMGVARIYTPKDFKITQIMGDVVKLVEATALAEA, from the coding sequence ATGTCCGCCAAGCCGTATCAGCACGCGCCCGATCCGCCGTGGATCTTCCGCACCTATGCCGGCCATTCGACGGCGGAGAAGTCCAACGCGCTCTACCGGGCGAACCTCGCCAAGGGTCAGACGGGGCTGTCGGTGGCTTTCGACCTGCCCACCCAGACCGGCTACGACCCCGACCACATCCTGGCGCGCGGCGAGGTCGGCAAGGTCGGGGTGCCGATCAGCCATCTGGGCGACATGCGCCAGCTCTTCAGCGAGATCCCGCTGGAGAAGATGAACACCTCCATGACCATCAACGCCCCGGCGGCTTGGCTCCTGGCGATGTACGTGGCGCTGGCGGACGAGCAGGGGGCTGACCGCAAGCTTCTGCAAGGCACGACGCAGAATGATCTGATCAAGGAGTATCTGTCGCGCGGCACCTACATCTTCCCGCCGGGGCCGTCCTTGCGGCTGATCGGCGACATGATCGCCTGGTGCTATCGCGAGGTTCCCAAGTGGAACCCGATGAACGTCTGCAGCTACCACCTGCAGGAGGCCGGCGCGACGCCCGAGCAGGAGCTGGCCTTCGCCCTGGCGACCGCCATCAGCGTGCTCGACACCGTCAAGGCCGGCGGTCAGGTGCCGGACGAGGACTTCGAGATCGTCGCCTCGCGGATCAGCTTCTTCGTCAACGCCGGCGTGCGGTTTGTCACCGAACTTTGCAAGATGCGCAGCTTCACCAAGCTGTGGGACCAGATCCTGCTGGAGCGCTACGGCGTGCAGGACCCGAAGGCCCGCCGCTTCCGCTATGGGGTGCAGGTCAACTCTCTGGGTCTGACCGAGCAGCAGCCCGAGAACAACGTCTATCGCATTCTGATCGAGGCCCTGGCCGTCACGCTCAGCAAGGACGCCCGCTGCCGGGCCCTGCAACTGCCGGCCTGGAACGAGGCCCTGGGCCTGCCGCGTCCGTTCGACCAGCAGTGGTCGCTGCGCCTGCAGCAGGTGCTGGCTTACGAGACCGACCTGCTGGAATACGAGGACCTGTTCGACGGCAGCCATGTCGTCGAGGCCAAGGTCGCCGAGCTGTCGAAGGGCGCGCTCTCGCAGCTGGCTTTGATCGACGAAATGGGCGGGGCCGCCAGCGCCATCGACTACATGAAGTCCGAGCTCGTCGCCTCCAACGCCAAGCGGGTGCGGGCGGTCGAGACCGGCGAGATGACCGTGGTCGGCGTCAACCGCTGGACCGAGACCGAGGCCTCGCCGCTATCGGCGGGCGAAGGCTCGATCGAGACCGTCGATCCGCGCCTGGAGGCCGAGGTCGTGGCCCGCATCAAGGCCTGGCGCGAGGCGCGCGACGCCGCCGCGGTCGAGACCGCCCTGGCCGAGCTGAAGGCCGCCGCCCGCGAGGGGCGCAACGTCATGGAGCCCTCGATCGCCGCCGCCAAGGCCGGCGTCACCACCGGCGAGTGGTCCGGCGCCCTGCGCGAGGTGTTCGGCGAGTATCGCGGCCCGACCGGGGTCGCCGTCGTAGTCTCGACCAATGAGGCCGAGGACGTCGAGGCGGTGAAGCACGAGGTCGAGCGGGTCTCGGAAATGCTGGGCCGCACCCTGACCTATCTCGTGGGCAAGCCGGGTCTGGACGGTCACTCCAACGGCGCAGAGCAGATCGCCACCCGCGCCCGCGCCTGCGGCATGGAGGTCGTCTATGACGGCATCCGCTCGACGCCCGAGGAGATCGTCCGCCGCGCCAAGGAAAGCCGCGCCCACGTGGTGGGTCTGTCGATCCTGTCGGGCTCGCACCTCGACTTGGTGCAGGAAGTGATCCGGGTGATGCGCGCCGAGGGCCTGGGCGACATCCCGGTCGTGGCCGGCGGCATCATCCCGCCCGAGGACGCCCTGATCCTGAAACAGATGGGCGTGGCGCGGATCTACACGCCCAAGGACTTCAAGATCACGCAGATCATGGGTGATGTGGTCAAGCTCGTGGAGGCGACGGCGCTGGCGGAGGCCTAA
- a CDS encoding MerR family transcriptional regulator, whose protein sequence is MKIGEIAKRAGVPASRIRFYEEQGILPPAPRGTNGYRDYPESLIATLGFIEQAQRLGFSLKEIAGHAALEGRPCEGLPQKLRAKLAEVDAHIAAAQARRAELVALIQTLERQELERAA, encoded by the coding sequence ATGAAGATCGGTGAGATCGCCAAGCGGGCCGGGGTCCCTGCGTCGCGCATCCGGTTCTATGAGGAGCAGGGCATCCTGCCGCCCGCACCGCGCGGGACGAACGGCTATCGCGACTATCCCGAAAGCCTGATCGCGACGCTCGGCTTCATCGAACAGGCCCAGCGCTTGGGCTTTTCGCTGAAAGAGATCGCCGGCCACGCGGCGCTGGAGGGCAGGCCTTGCGAGGGCTTGCCGCAGAAGCTGCGGGCCAAGCTGGCCGAGGTCGACGCCCATATCGCCGCCGCCCAGGCGCGACGGGCCGAGTTGGTGGCGTTGATCCAGACGCTGGAACGCCAGGAGCTCGAACGGGCGGCCTGA
- a CDS encoding NADH:flavin oxidoreductase/NADH oxidase family protein: protein MLTAAYEPLFAPLVLPNGAVLPNRIAKAAMEENLAAPGQLPGPALWTLYRRWAQGGVGLQITGNVMVDPSAVTGPGGVVLDARAPLEPFETWAKEAKSGGGQVWMQINHPGRQTYADLGQGAVAPSAVPVDLGKLSGLLAQPRALTSDEILTLIERFAVTARRAEEAGFDGVQIHAAHGYLLSQFLSPLVNRRDDAWGGSRENRARMLLEVIKAVRARVSPRFVVSVKLNSADFQKGGFDADDARWVVEQMNGLGVDLVELSGGNYENPAMQGPTKADAIAQTSTTAREAYFVDFARDIAKVAKMPIMVTGGVCRREVALAALSPEGALPGVPVIGIARALAFAPDLPNAWRKPEGQDVVLPEVTWKNRSLAGLAVMALTKAQLNRLAAGKAPARKLSPLLSVISQRIKQNAQTKRYRAWRLSNP, encoded by the coding sequence ATGCTCACCGCCGCCTATGAGCCGCTGTTCGCGCCCCTGGTCCTGCCTAATGGCGCCGTGCTGCCCAACCGTATCGCCAAGGCGGCGATGGAAGAAAACCTCGCCGCCCCGGGCCAACTGCCCGGACCGGCCCTGTGGACCCTGTATCGGCGCTGGGCCCAGGGCGGCGTCGGCTTGCAGATCACCGGCAATGTGATGGTCGATCCCTCGGCCGTGACCGGACCCGGCGGCGTGGTGCTGGACGCACGCGCCCCGCTGGAGCCTTTCGAGACCTGGGCGAAGGAAGCCAAGTCGGGCGGCGGCCAGGTGTGGATGCAGATCAATCATCCCGGCCGCCAGACCTATGCCGATCTTGGCCAGGGCGCCGTCGCCCCGTCGGCCGTGCCGGTCGATCTGGGCAAGCTGTCGGGCCTCCTGGCTCAGCCGCGCGCCCTGACGAGCGACGAGATCCTGACGCTGATCGAGCGCTTCGCCGTCACCGCGCGACGCGCCGAGGAAGCGGGCTTCGACGGTGTTCAGATCCACGCCGCCCACGGCTATCTGCTCAGCCAGTTCCTCTCACCGCTGGTGAACCGCCGCGACGACGCCTGGGGCGGCTCGCGCGAGAACCGCGCGCGGATGCTGCTTGAGGTGATCAAGGCCGTGAGAGCGCGCGTGTCGCCGCGCTTCGTGGTCTCGGTGAAGCTGAACTCGGCCGACTTCCAGAAGGGCGGCTTTGACGCCGACGACGCCCGCTGGGTGGTCGAGCAGATGAACGGCCTGGGCGTGGACCTCGTCGAGCTGTCGGGCGGCAATTACGAAAACCCGGCCATGCAGGGGCCGACCAAGGCCGACGCGATCGCCCAGACCTCCACCACCGCGCGCGAGGCCTATTTCGTCGACTTCGCCCGCGACATCGCCAAGGTCGCCAAGATGCCGATCATGGTCACCGGCGGCGTCTGCCGACGCGAGGTGGCGCTGGCAGCCTTGTCGCCGGAGGGCGCCTTGCCGGGCGTGCCGGTGATCGGAATCGCTCGCGCCCTGGCCTTCGCGCCGGACCTGCCCAACGCCTGGCGCAAGCCCGAGGGCCAGGACGTCGTGCTGCCGGAAGTGACCTGGAAGAACCGCTCACTGGCCGGTCTGGCGGTGATGGCCCTGACCAAGGCGCAGCTCAACCGGCTGGCGGCGGGCAAGGCGCCCGCGCGCAAGCTTTCGCCTTTGCTGAGCGTGATCAGCCAGCGGATCAAGCAGAACGCCCAGACCAAGCGCTATCGCGCCTGGCGCCTCAGCAACCCCTGA
- a CDS encoding enoyl-CoA hydratase/isomerase family protein, translating into MIHLSRPETGVALVELDVAPANVLAMAERARLLDAFAAIEADRAVRVAILTGRNGAFCTGDDLAESLSRDVPTQTAAILNFLDMCDRIAAVRVPVIAAIDGWCIGGGLELALACDIRLAGTRASFACSAVRMGLTASADRLTRLVGESRAKPHLLTGAPFDAARALADGIVAQVHPSEGLLPAALDMARIIASRAPLAIEATKRVASGASATAAEIPALAASADHAEARAAFIAKRPAGFRGC; encoded by the coding sequence ATGATCCATCTTTCCCGCCCCGAGACCGGCGTCGCGTTGGTCGAGCTGGACGTCGCGCCGGCCAATGTCCTGGCCATGGCCGAACGTGCCCGTCTGCTGGACGCCTTCGCGGCCATCGAGGCCGACCGCGCGGTTCGGGTCGCGATCCTCACCGGCCGCAACGGCGCCTTCTGCACCGGCGATGACCTGGCCGAGTCGCTGTCGCGCGACGTGCCCACCCAGACCGCCGCCATCCTGAACTTCCTGGACATGTGCGACCGCATCGCCGCCGTCCGCGTCCCGGTGATCGCCGCCATCGACGGTTGGTGCATCGGCGGCGGGCTGGAGCTGGCCCTGGCCTGCGACATCCGCCTGGCCGGGACGCGCGCCAGCTTCGCCTGCTCGGCGGTGCGGATGGGCCTGACCGCCTCGGCAGATCGCCTGACCCGCCTCGTCGGCGAGAGCCGCGCCAAGCCGCACCTCCTGACCGGCGCCCCCTTCGACGCCGCCCGCGCCCTGGCCGACGGGATCGTGGCGCAGGTTCACCCTTCGGAGGGGCTGTTGCCGGCGGCGCTGGACATGGCCCGCATCATCGCCTCGCGCGCCCCGCTGGCGATCGAGGCGACCAAGCGGGTGGCTTCGGGAGCGTCGGCGACAGCGGCGGAGATTCCCGCCCTCGCCGCCAGCGCCGACCACGCCGAGGCGCGAGCGGCGTTCATCGCCAAGCGACCGGCGGGGTTCAGGGGTTGCTGA
- the ccrA gene encoding crotonyl-CoA carboxylase/reductase, with the protein MTIETVEKTELKDLYEIGEIPPAFHVPKTMYAWSIRKERHGKPSTAMQVEVVPTWEIGEDEVLVLVMAAGVNYNGVWAALGEPISPLDGHKQPFHIAGSDASGIVWKVGAKVKRWKLGDEVVIHCNQDDGDDEECNGGDPMFSSSQRIWGYETPDGSFAQFCRVQSRQLLPRPKHLTWEESACYTLTLATAYRMLFGHKPHELKPGQNVLVWGASGGLGVFATQLAAVAGANAIGVVSDDDKREFVLSMGAKAVLNRKEFNCWGQLPKVNGPEFNDYMKESRKFGKAIWQITGNKDVDMVFEHPGEQTFPVSVFLVKRGGMVVICAGTSGFNLTMDARFLWMRQKRVQGSHFANLMQASAANQLVVDRRVDPCLSEVFPWDQIPAAHEKMLANQHLPGNMAVLVSAQRPGLRTFEEVQELSGER; encoded by the coding sequence ATGACGATTGAGACGGTTGAGAAGACCGAGCTGAAGGACCTGTACGAGATCGGTGAGATCCCGCCGGCCTTCCACGTGCCAAAGACCATGTACGCCTGGAGCATCCGCAAGGAGCGCCACGGTAAGCCCTCCACCGCGATGCAGGTCGAGGTGGTCCCCACCTGGGAGATCGGCGAGGACGAGGTGCTGGTGCTCGTGATGGCGGCCGGCGTCAATTACAACGGGGTCTGGGCCGCGCTGGGCGAGCCGATCAGCCCGCTGGACGGCCACAAGCAGCCCTTCCACATCGCCGGGTCCGACGCCTCGGGCATCGTCTGGAAGGTCGGGGCCAAGGTGAAGCGGTGGAAGCTGGGCGATGAGGTCGTCATCCACTGTAACCAGGACGACGGCGACGACGAGGAGTGCAACGGGGGCGACCCGATGTTCTCGTCCAGCCAGCGCATCTGGGGTTATGAGACGCCGGACGGCAGCTTCGCCCAGTTCTGCCGGGTGCAGTCACGCCAGTTGCTGCCGCGTCCCAAGCACCTGACCTGGGAAGAGAGCGCCTGCTACACCCTGACCCTGGCGACCGCCTACCGCATGCTGTTCGGCCACAAGCCGCATGAGCTGAAGCCCGGCCAGAACGTGCTGGTCTGGGGCGCCTCGGGCGGTCTCGGCGTCTTCGCCACCCAGCTGGCCGCCGTCGCCGGCGCCAACGCCATCGGCGTGGTCAGCGACGACGACAAGCGCGAGTTCGTGCTGTCGATGGGCGCCAAGGCGGTGCTGAACCGCAAGGAGTTCAACTGCTGGGGCCAGCTGCCCAAGGTCAACGGCCCCGAGTTCAACGACTACATGAAGGAAAGCCGCAAGTTCGGTAAGGCGATCTGGCAGATCACCGGCAACAAGGACGTCGACATGGTGTTCGAGCACCCTGGCGAGCAGACCTTCCCGGTGTCGGTGTTCCTGGTCAAACGCGGCGGCATGGTGGTGATCTGCGCCGGCACCTCGGGCTTCAACCTGACGATGGACGCCCGCTTCCTGTGGATGCGCCAGAAGCGCGTGCAAGGCAGCCACTTCGCCAACCTGATGCAGGCCAGCGCCGCCAACCAGCTGGTCGTCGACCGCCGCGTCGACCCTTGTCTGTCGGAGGTCTTCCCCTGGGACCAGATCCCGGCCGCCCACGAGAAGATGCTGGCCAACCAGCACCTGCCGGGGAACATGGCCGTGCTGGTCAGCGCCCAACGCCCGGGCCTGCGCACCTTCGAGGAAGTGCAGGAACTGAGCGGCGAGCGCTGA